A window of the Bdellovibrio sp. ZAP7 genome harbors these coding sequences:
- a CDS encoding S9 family peptidase, with product MKVSVTFKAEDRLLEAGLFIPDNNPHEEPLAAFLIEGAMTGGASQISDKLARAISDEGVVCMVLDHAFYNDDQEAPMSWESPTKRVEDIVAALSFLKEHSIVNPDKIVAMGISVGAEYMAKALEVTNLCRGFIVIHAKNEEVPDFNRRVEVPITQIANHAPEATAQDAVAWTQALFSLPQAVGSREFKLWDHIEE from the coding sequence ATGAAAGTCTCAGTCACCTTCAAGGCAGAGGATCGCTTGCTGGAAGCCGGCCTCTTTATCCCTGACAACAATCCTCACGAAGAACCCCTGGCAGCCTTTTTAATCGAAGGGGCCATGACCGGTGGAGCTTCACAAATCTCTGATAAGTTAGCCCGGGCCATCAGCGACGAAGGCGTCGTGTGCATGGTGCTCGATCATGCTTTTTATAATGATGACCAAGAGGCTCCGATGTCCTGGGAATCACCAACCAAAAGGGTCGAGGATATTGTTGCGGCTCTCTCTTTTTTAAAAGAACACAGTATCGTCAATCCTGACAAGATCGTCGCAATGGGCATCAGTGTCGGAGCCGAGTATATGGCCAAAGCTTTGGAAGTCACAAATCTATGTCGTGGCTTTATTGTGATTCACGCCAAAAATGAAGAGGTTCCCGATTTCAATCGTCGCGTTGAGGTGCCCATCACCCAGATCGCGAACCATGCGCCGGAAGCAACAGCGCAAGATGCAGTTGCGTGGACCCAGGCTTTGTTCAGTCTGCCTCAGGCTGTTGGCTCCCGTGAGTTTAAGCTCTGGGATCATATCGAGGAATAG
- a CDS encoding FUSC family protein, which translates to MALIPSKSSFWGPLFSFDRSRLDIWVAARGAIAIGLSMLVGVWLNSNTIGMIVVLGALNACFSDNSDAYAFRAKRMARAAFVTVLLVFLASISAGNFIVSLALVTLLAFASGYLIVLDTVLADLGTVAIATFVVFGAHPMDPAQAFHLSLFALLGAGIQALLALMLWPFRRYRPERRALATFFVDLSSLCDLQFKPEEVPGGSAQSIHTQINLGAISQDSRPEGRRYRSLLTQGERLRLGILSLGRLKNRIERENPGNPSIEIIADFLSIEKSLLQKVSVIIRDEEQIQEARENLKSLELDTAKVRDNDYSNQSVFMRAVLSDALRQMESIIGQSRAVIELATRTTEAGMVESQRNENARPWRFRFRGVWATLRANFTFQSPGFRHALRLAICIAVGEIISNMISVDRSYWVPMTVAIVLKSDYASTFNRGLLRIGGTILGLLLATALFHIMPEGPCWAIALMVIFGFMMRWVGQANYGIFAVSVSALVVILVAMTGVPPKDVIWARGVNTCLGGVLAMFAYMLWPTWEKTQLSDVVAKMLETYRRSFHSIATLSIGEAPASESDRDQLRQQSRVARANYMASQDRYLRERGSTSVDREFLAGVTAAGNRFAHALVALESASPFTLDSEQQKIFKSFADKIEITLDNLSRALRGQEIPNNEYPDLRAAFVELEKMRAEQDRYGLFFDETDRMTNSLNTLREFIVKRLLENRRAKSALK; encoded by the coding sequence ATGGCACTCATTCCTTCCAAATCCTCTTTTTGGGGCCCTCTTTTTAGTTTCGATCGTTCACGCTTAGATATCTGGGTTGCGGCGCGTGGCGCCATCGCAATTGGTCTGTCGATGCTAGTTGGAGTGTGGCTGAATTCCAACACTATCGGCATGATCGTCGTTCTTGGCGCACTGAATGCGTGTTTTTCTGATAACTCCGATGCTTATGCTTTCCGCGCAAAACGTATGGCGCGAGCCGCGTTTGTCACGGTGCTGTTGGTATTCTTGGCTTCCATTTCTGCAGGCAATTTTATAGTTTCATTAGCCTTAGTGACCTTACTGGCATTTGCGTCAGGTTACTTGATTGTTTTAGATACGGTCCTTGCCGATTTAGGAACTGTCGCCATCGCAACCTTCGTGGTGTTTGGTGCGCATCCGATGGACCCTGCGCAAGCCTTTCATTTAAGTCTGTTTGCACTTTTGGGAGCGGGAATTCAAGCTCTGCTAGCTTTGATGTTGTGGCCATTTCGACGGTATCGTCCCGAGCGCAGGGCTTTAGCTACATTCTTTGTCGATCTTTCTTCGTTGTGTGATTTGCAATTTAAACCGGAAGAAGTTCCCGGTGGCAGTGCGCAGAGTATTCACACGCAAATTAACTTGGGTGCGATCTCTCAGGATTCAAGACCGGAAGGTCGTCGCTATCGTTCGCTACTCACTCAAGGCGAGCGTTTGCGCTTGGGCATTTTGTCTTTAGGACGATTGAAAAATCGCATTGAAAGGGAAAATCCCGGAAATCCCTCCATCGAGATCATCGCGGACTTTTTATCCATCGAGAAAAGTTTGCTGCAAAAGGTATCGGTCATCATTCGTGATGAAGAACAGATCCAAGAGGCTCGTGAAAATTTAAAATCACTCGAGCTGGATACGGCAAAAGTTCGCGATAATGACTATAGCAATCAGTCTGTATTCATGCGAGCGGTGTTAAGCGATGCCCTTCGCCAAATGGAATCTATCATCGGACAATCCCGTGCGGTCATTGAACTTGCGACCCGAACCACGGAAGCGGGGATGGTTGAATCGCAACGCAATGAAAATGCGCGCCCATGGAGATTTAGATTCCGTGGAGTCTGGGCAACCTTAAGAGCCAACTTTACTTTTCAGTCACCAGGATTTCGTCATGCTCTTCGTTTGGCGATTTGTATCGCTGTGGGAGAGATCATCAGCAACATGATTTCGGTGGATCGCAGCTACTGGGTCCCGATGACGGTGGCAATCGTTTTGAAATCTGATTATGCATCGACCTTTAATCGCGGTTTGCTTCGTATCGGTGGAACTATTTTAGGTTTGTTGCTTGCGACAGCTCTATTTCACATCATGCCGGAAGGTCCTTGTTGGGCGATTGCATTGATGGTGATCTTTGGATTTATGATGAGATGGGTGGGGCAGGCCAATTACGGGATCTTTGCGGTTTCTGTCAGTGCCTTGGTGGTGATTTTGGTCGCGATGACCGGAGTGCCGCCGAAAGATGTGATTTGGGCCCGCGGTGTGAATACTTGCCTGGGCGGAGTCTTGGCGATGTTTGCATATATGCTGTGGCCGACGTGGGAGAAAACGCAGCTCTCTGATGTGGTGGCAAAAATGTTGGAAACATATCGTCGCTCCTTTCATTCGATTGCAACATTAAGCATTGGAGAAGCTCCAGCAAGTGAGAGTGATCGCGATCAGCTTCGTCAACAGTCTCGAGTGGCTCGTGCCAATTACATGGCATCACAAGATCGTTATCTGCGGGAAAGGGGATCCACTTCTGTAGATCGTGAATTCTTGGCGGGAGTGACGGCCGCAGGAAATCGTTTTGCCCATGCCCTGGTGGCTTTGGAATCAGCTTCTCCATTTACGCTGGATTCTGAACAGCAAAAGATTTTTAAAAGCTTTGCCGACAAAATTGAAATCACCTTGGATAACCTGTCCCGGGCGTTACGTGGCCAAGAGATTCCCAATAACGAGTATCCTGATTTACGTGCGGCGTTTGTGGAGCTAGAAAAAATGCGTGCCGAACAAGATCGGTACGGTCTGTTCTTTGATGAAACAGATCGCATGACGAACAGCCTTAACACTTTACGCGAGTTCATCGTTAAAAGACTGCTGGAAAACCGCCGCGCAAAATCCGCCTTGAAATAA
- a CDS encoding VOC family protein encodes MSLVISSITINTGQLQNMLEFYRCVGFKFQMVRVDKGSEVYRALHDGVEFSLYSLPTAQKAQVPSLQLGFQITELENTVADLAKVPGSLLILDPTEMPDGKKAIILDPDGHSIELCQK; translated from the coding sequence ATGAGTTTGGTAATCTCTTCTATCACAATTAACACTGGCCAGCTACAGAACATGCTGGAATTTTATCGCTGTGTCGGCTTTAAATTCCAAATGGTGCGGGTGGATAAGGGGAGTGAAGTTTACCGTGCTCTGCACGATGGGGTGGAGTTCTCCCTTTATTCTTTGCCAACCGCACAGAAAGCTCAGGTTCCCAGTCTTCAATTGGGGTTTCAAATTACAGAGCTGGAAAACACGGTCGCTGATTTAGCAAAAGTGCCCGGCAGCTTGCTGATTTTAGATCCCACTGAAATGCCTGACGGGAAAAAGGCCATTATTTTGGATCCCGATGGTCATTCTATCGAACTTTGTCAGAAATAG
- the pepN gene encoding aminopeptidase N, translating into MKQEKIYLKDYKAPAFSVESVHLDFILNEDFCRVIAKSKIKTLTNGVPLQLNGEELKLVSVKINDKVLSASEYQLTDEEMIIASVPGEFTLEIETQLEPQNNTSLEGLYKSNGIFCTQCEAQGFRKITWFLDRPDVMTSYTVTIEADKAKYPVLLSNGDRMKVEDLGNGRHKAYWRDPHKKPCYLFALVAGDLGVIRDTFTTSSGRKVNLEVYAAHGKQERCWHALESLQKSMKWDEEVFGREYDLNEYMIVAIDDFNAGAMENKGLNIFNSRLVLADTNSATDSDFHAIESVVAHEYFHNWTGNRVTLRDWFQLSLKEGLTVFRDQEFSADMTDRGVQRIEDVDSLRAGQFAEDAGPNAHPVRPESCMAVDNFFTMTIYEKGSELIRMMQTIVGRKGFRKGMDEYFKRHDGQAVTTEDFAAAISEPNGKDFTQFKRWYNQSGTPVVAIQERFDDKSGEYHLTLEQSCPPTPNQPTKEPFHIPLMMGLLDKSGQELALNCDKIEKNSDGQHVIELKNQKETYVFKGLKERPVLSILREFSAPVNLNWEASEEDLYFLMEKDTDSFNRREITQKLAMRLMSDLIKQSRQGKELKVDARFINAMKTVMNDPNMDSAFKAKMLQMPSLAVLAQMEPVLDPVAFDKARTTLRQEIAKANKETLLATYNKYHGVEAKSRSTKVFGQRLLKNQALHYLADLREPAIYEIVAKQYWEAQNMTDRMTALMILADSESTHREKVLADFHTNWKDDSVVINKWFTVQALAHRPQILDEIKALTKNPTFNINNPNNVYSLLRAFTTNLVSFNNEKAYEFIADKIIEIDPKNPQVAARLCSAFNFVGKLEPQLKDLAMKQIRRMVDVPGLSKNSRELLQSALQ; encoded by the coding sequence ATGAAACAAGAGAAAATTTATCTTAAGGACTATAAAGCCCCAGCTTTTTCAGTGGAGTCCGTGCACCTCGACTTCATTTTGAATGAGGACTTTTGTCGAGTTATCGCAAAATCTAAAATCAAAACTCTTACGAATGGTGTTCCCCTTCAGCTAAATGGTGAAGAACTGAAACTTGTTAGCGTAAAGATCAACGACAAGGTTCTTTCTGCCAGCGAATACCAACTGACGGATGAAGAGATGATCATCGCTTCTGTTCCTGGTGAGTTCACGTTGGAAATCGAAACTCAGTTGGAACCTCAAAACAATACATCCCTTGAAGGTCTTTATAAATCCAACGGCATCTTCTGTACTCAGTGTGAGGCGCAAGGTTTCCGTAAGATCACTTGGTTCTTGGATCGTCCGGATGTGATGACGTCATACACGGTGACTATCGAAGCCGATAAAGCAAAATACCCAGTACTTCTTTCCAACGGCGACCGTATGAAAGTTGAAGACTTGGGCAATGGTCGTCACAAAGCTTACTGGCGTGATCCGCACAAAAAACCTTGTTACCTGTTTGCACTGGTTGCTGGTGACTTGGGAGTGATCCGCGACACCTTCACGACATCTTCTGGTCGCAAAGTGAATTTGGAAGTTTATGCTGCTCACGGAAAACAAGAACGTTGCTGGCATGCGCTTGAGTCTTTGCAAAAATCTATGAAATGGGACGAAGAAGTTTTCGGTCGCGAGTATGACCTGAACGAATACATGATCGTAGCCATTGACGATTTCAATGCGGGCGCGATGGAGAACAAAGGTTTGAACATCTTTAACTCCCGCCTGGTATTAGCTGACACCAACTCGGCAACGGACTCTGACTTCCACGCGATTGAATCCGTGGTGGCCCACGAATACTTCCATAACTGGACAGGAAACCGTGTGACTTTGCGTGACTGGTTCCAACTTTCTTTAAAAGAAGGTCTGACCGTTTTCCGCGATCAGGAATTCTCGGCTGATATGACAGACCGTGGAGTGCAACGTATCGAAGACGTTGATTCCTTGCGCGCCGGTCAGTTCGCTGAAGATGCGGGTCCGAATGCTCACCCCGTTCGTCCTGAATCCTGCATGGCTGTTGATAACTTCTTTACGATGACGATCTATGAAAAAGGCTCAGAGCTGATTCGTATGATGCAAACGATTGTGGGTCGTAAAGGCTTCCGCAAAGGTATGGATGAGTACTTCAAACGTCATGATGGCCAAGCTGTGACGACGGAAGATTTCGCAGCGGCGATTTCTGAACCGAACGGAAAAGACTTCACCCAGTTTAAACGTTGGTACAACCAATCGGGAACTCCTGTGGTCGCGATCCAAGAGCGCTTTGATGACAAGTCTGGTGAATACCATTTAACTCTTGAACAGTCCTGCCCGCCGACACCAAATCAACCGACGAAAGAGCCATTCCACATTCCATTGATGATGGGTCTTTTGGATAAATCAGGACAAGAGTTGGCTTTGAACTGCGACAAGATCGAGAAAAACTCTGACGGTCAGCACGTGATCGAACTTAAAAATCAAAAAGAAACTTATGTGTTCAAAGGTTTGAAAGAGCGCCCGGTTCTTTCCATCTTGCGTGAGTTTTCAGCTCCGGTGAACTTGAATTGGGAAGCGTCTGAAGAAGATCTTTATTTCTTAATGGAAAAAGACACGGACTCTTTCAACCGTCGCGAGATCACACAAAAACTTGCGATGCGTTTGATGTCTGATTTGATTAAGCAATCACGCCAAGGCAAAGAATTGAAAGTCGATGCCCGCTTCATCAATGCGATGAAGACCGTGATGAATGATCCAAACATGGATTCCGCTTTCAAAGCTAAAATGCTGCAGATGCCAAGCCTTGCTGTCTTGGCGCAAATGGAACCGGTGTTAGATCCCGTAGCATTCGATAAAGCTCGCACAACTTTGCGTCAAGAGATCGCGAAAGCTAACAAAGAAACGTTACTTGCGACTTACAACAAGTACCACGGTGTGGAAGCGAAAAGCCGCAGCACGAAAGTATTTGGTCAACGCCTGCTAAAAAACCAGGCTTTGCATTACTTAGCTGATTTACGTGAACCAGCCATTTACGAAATAGTGGCTAAACAATACTGGGAAGCGCAAAACATGACAGACCGTATGACGGCACTGATGATTTTGGCGGACTCAGAAAGCACACACCGTGAAAAGGTATTGGCGGATTTCCACACCAACTGGAAAGACGATTCTGTTGTGATCAATAAGTGGTTCACCGTTCAAGCCCTGGCTCACCGTCCACAGATTTTGGACGAGATCAAAGCTTTGACTAAGAATCCAACGTTTAACATCAACAATCCAAACAATGTGTACTCACTACTTCGCGCATTCACGACGAACCTTGTAAGCTTTAACAATGAAAAAGCTTACGAGTTCATCGCAGATAAGATCATCGAGATCGATCCAAAGAATCCGCAAGTGGCTGCGCGCTTGTGCTCGGCCTTCAACTTTGTTGGTAAGCTGGAACCACAATTGAAGGACCTGGCTATGAAACAAATCCGCCGCATGGTGGATGTCCCGGGACTATCAAAAAACTCCCGCGAACTTTTGCAGTCAGCATTGCAATAA
- a CDS encoding DUF2252 family protein encodes MQTKLTTALFTTVQNILTAFALLAPLAANAQGPSCSSVFTGSDAPPIRLQIDGSFRKAPGGTFMAFRSNAPHYWNWLRENNVPIMSARGIVTGDPHILNFGDVQLKEGGAKFGLIDIDDAGVNAPLAGDLLRYYIGNQISPYKVASKDLFKAYVEGLTGKKMNKPRYLEKARDKADRDFKTLQENRISKLISDNTFAPDSGLTALENFPADVRTLYEQSLEVFKTEMTGYKILDVGYRTKESGGSQYLPRFNFLVEKGKERHIWEFKLETTPAISLFVRQPDAQSRFNYVVNVYRPSEPLGPYRFVQAGEHTFLLRERIFKSTDLDPALIASDKDVKDGKEMSLFIANRMGLAHGSQSSATTLLFYLEQPGAFESLNALANQYINTLKKLNND; translated from the coding sequence ATGCAAACGAAATTAACCACGGCTCTATTCACGACCGTGCAGAACATTTTGACAGCCTTTGCCCTATTGGCGCCACTGGCTGCTAATGCCCAAGGCCCTTCCTGTTCCAGTGTCTTTACTGGATCTGACGCCCCTCCGATTCGCCTTCAAATTGATGGTTCTTTTAGAAAAGCCCCGGGCGGCACATTTATGGCTTTTCGCTCAAATGCCCCTCACTATTGGAACTGGCTTCGCGAAAACAACGTCCCCATCATGAGTGCCCGCGGCATCGTCACGGGGGACCCCCACATCCTGAATTTCGGAGATGTGCAGTTGAAAGAGGGCGGCGCAAAATTCGGCTTGATTGATATCGATGATGCGGGTGTGAATGCGCCCCTGGCCGGCGACCTCTTACGCTATTATATCGGAAATCAAATCTCACCCTATAAAGTTGCATCCAAGGACTTATTCAAAGCCTACGTGGAAGGTCTTACAGGCAAGAAAATGAATAAGCCCCGCTATCTGGAGAAGGCCCGCGACAAAGCTGATCGTGATTTTAAAACTCTTCAAGAAAATCGAATTTCAAAACTAATTTCAGACAATACGTTTGCTCCCGACTCGGGACTAACTGCACTTGAAAACTTTCCTGCCGACGTGCGCACACTGTATGAGCAGTCACTGGAAGTTTTTAAAACCGAGATGACTGGATACAAAATTCTGGATGTGGGTTATCGCACGAAAGAGTCTGGCGGAAGTCAGTACCTGCCCCGCTTTAATTTCTTAGTTGAAAAGGGTAAAGAACGACATATCTGGGAATTCAAATTAGAAACCACTCCTGCGATCTCGCTGTTCGTGCGTCAGCCTGATGCTCAATCCAGATTCAATTATGTCGTTAACGTTTACCGTCCATCTGAGCCCCTGGGTCCTTATCGTTTTGTGCAAGCCGGAGAACACACCTTCTTGCTGCGCGAACGCATTTTCAAGTCCACTGATTTGGATCCGGCACTTATCGCCTCAGATAAAGATGTGAAAGACGGAAAAGAGATGTCGCTCTTTATCGCGAATCGCATGGGACTTGCCCACGGCTCGCAATCGAGTGCCACAACTTTGTTGTTTTACCTTGAGCAACCGGGCGCCTTTGAAAGCCTTAACGCCCTGGCGAATCAATACATCAACACACTAAAAAAATTGAATAACGATTAA